In Rhizobium sp. CIAT894, the genomic window GACTGTCCGGCTGGATGCTGTTGCCGGTCAACCAGTTCATCGCCGCCCGCGGCCCCTATCATTTCGATCTCGGCCTCGATCTCCTCAAGGCGCTGACGCCGCATTTCACCGCCGAATTCGGCATCCGGCAATTCATCCACCGCGACCAGCAGCGGGCACTCGCCATCATCTCCGGCTGGGTCACCGACCCCGACCATCATGTGCGCCGGCTGGCGAGCGAGGGAACGCGGCCGCGCCTGCCCTGGGCCATGCGCCTGCCGCGGCTCGTGAAAGATCCTGCGCCGATCCTGCCGATCCTGACCGCGCTGCTGGGTGATCCGGAGGATTATGTGCGCCGCTCGGTCGCCAACAGCCTGAACGATATCGCCAAGGATCACCCGGATCTGGTCGCCGCCTTCATCGCCGGCCATATCGAGGGTGCATCAGCCGAGCGTCGCCGGCTGCTGAAACATGCCTCTCGCACGCTGCTCAAGAAAGGCCACGCGCAGGCGCTTGCAAATTTCGGTTTCGGCGCGGCTGCCGCACTGACATGCGAGCTGCGCCTTCTGAATGGCGAGGTGGTGTTCGGCGAAGGGCTGGATTTCGAAATCCGCCTGACCAATTCAGGCGAAACCGCGCACGCGCTGATGATCGACTATGCCATCCACCACGTGAAGGCCGATGGCTCGCTCTCGCCCAAGGTCTTCAAATGCAAAACGGTTACGCTGGCATCCGGACAGAGCCACGCGATCGGGCGCCGCCACGCCATGCGGCCGATCACGACACGGCGCTACTATCCCGGCGAACACCGCATCGCCATCCTGATCAACGGCGCCGAAAGCGCATCGGAAAGCTTCATCTTGAGAATGCCCTCGCCCGACCGGGGCTAATGCCTTTTTGTGCAGTGCACTTGACTTTTCCAGCGAACTAGCCCAAATGCGGCTCAGCTTTCACCCTTCCGGCCGCCGCGTGAGCGTGCCCCTGCTAGAAAATACGAAACGCAGGAAGAAGGGACAAAAGCGCATTTCGATTGAGCGCCGCACTCCCAATCAGCGGCCAGAAGCGCTGGAAAGCTTTTTCCAACTTGCAAGTTCCCACTTCACGCGGGGTTCTTGACGCCAGAATGAAACCGGATCGCATGGTGCGTTCCGGCGCTAGTCGTTGTGGCGCCCCGAAAGGTTATGCCTTGACTAATTTTGAATCGCTTGGTGTCTCCAAGCCGATCGTCGCCACCTTGTTCCAGCTCGGCATCGAAACGCCGACGCCGATCCAGGAACAGTCCATTCCTCTCCTCATATCGGGCCGCGATCTGATCGGCCTTGCTCAGACCGGCACCGGCAAGACCGCCGCCTTCGGCCTGCCGCTCATCGAAAAGCTGCTCGCCGATGAACGCCGTCCCGACAACCGCACGACGCGGACGCTGATCCTGGCGCCGACCCGCGAGCTGGTGAACCAGATCGCCGAGAACCTGAAGAAGTTCATCCGCAAGTCGCCGCTGCGCATCAATGTCGTCGTCGGCGGCGTTTCCATCAACAAGCAGCAACTGCAGCTCGAAAAGGGCACCGACATCCTGGTCGCCACCCCCGGCCGCCTGCTCGATCTCGTCAACCGCCGCGCCATCACGCTGACGACGGTGCGTTATCTCGTGCTCGACGAGGCCGACCAGATGCTCGACCTCGGCTTCGTGCACGACCTGCGCAAAATCGCCAAGCTCGTGCCGAAGAAGCGCCAGACCATGCTGTTTTCGGCCACCATGCCGAAGGCGATCGCCGATCTCGCCGGCGAATATCTCGTCGATCCCGTCAAGGTCGAAGTCACGCCTCCCGGCAAGGCTGCCGATAAGGTCGAGCAGTACGTGCATTTCGTCGCCGGCAAGAACGACAAGACGGAACTGCTCCGCAAGTCGCTGACCGAAAATCCCGACGGCCGCGCCATCGTCTTCCTGCGCACCAAGCATGGTGCGGAGAAGCTGATGAAGCACCTCGACAATATCGGTTATTCGGTCGCCTCGATCCACGGCAACAAGAGCCAGGGTCAGCGCGAGCGGGCGCTGAAGGCTTTCCGCGACGGCAGCATCAAGACGCTGATCGCGACCGACGTCGCCGCCCGTGGCATCGATATCCCGGCCGTCAGCCACGTCTACAACTACGACCTGCCCGAAGTGCCGGACGCCTACGTCCATCGCATCGGCCGCACGGCGCGCGCCGGCCGCGACGGCATCGCGATTGCCTTCTGCGCCCCCGATGAAGCCAGGCTGCTGCGCGATATCGAGCGCCTGATGGGCATCGACATCACGGTCGCAAGCGGCGAACCGCCGGCACAGATCGGCGCCGGCGGCCCGCGCCGCGGCAACGGCAATGGCAATGGCAACAACCGCAATCGCGGTGGCGGGGAACGTCGCGAAGGTCAGGGCCGCGGCGAAGGCCGTGGCGATCAGAACCGTTCGGAACATCGCGGCAGCCGCCAGGAACGCCGCCCACGCCGTGACGGCGAAGGCAACGAGGTGCGCGCCGGCGGCGAAGAACGCCGCGAACGCCGTCCGCGTCCCGAGCGTACAAGCCGCAACGAGGATTTCCGCGGCCAGCGCCGCGGCGAGTCCACCCCGAATATTGGCCCCGATAACGATCTGGTCTCGACCTCCGACTTCCGCCCGGCAAAGCCGCAGCGCCCTGCGCATAACGGCCCCAATGGCCATCACGCCAATGGCGAACCGAGCGGTCATCACCGCGGCAACGGCCGCCACGCCCACGGCCGCCCCGCCCGCAAGCACGGCGAGGACCGCGGTCCGCAGCAGGCCCAGGGCGGCGAACAGCGCCGCGACGGCAATGGCGGCAACCGCCGCGGCGGCTCCGGCTCCCGCAATGGCGGTGGCCAACGTCGCGAACGCGCCTGAGCGTCGATTGATTTAAAGGAAAGGCCGAATATCTCCGGTCTTATACGTTGGGAGGCCGGAGCATCTGACAGGTGCTCCGGCCTTCCTCTTTGTGGTGGCAACATCGCAACGGCAGTCCGGGGCCCAGCCGGTCCTTCGCCCTTACATCGAGACGGGCACATTCGCTTGAATGTCGGACGCTCGAGACCTAAATTGGCTAAATGCTTGACCATCCGTCCCGGCCGTTGTCGCCGTCAACTATCCCAATGGATGCCCTGAGCGAAGTCCTGCAAGACTTTCGCTTGAGCGGGGTCAACTATGGCCGCTGCGAGCTCAGGCATCCGTGGAGCATCGCCTTTCCGCAACAACAGCTGCTTCGTTTCCACTTCGTCAGCCAAGGTCCGTGCTGGATCCATACCGAAGTCGAAGGATGGCAGGAGTTGAATGATGGCGATCTGGTTCTGCTGCCTCAAGGCATCGCACATCGGTTGGCCAGCGCGCCGGATGTTGAAGGAGATTCGCTTAAAAGCTGTCAGATAACAAGGGTGGGGAGCAATGTCTGCGATGTCGTGCGGGAGGGAATGGGGGCGAATAGCACCCTCTTCTGCGGTTCCATGGCTTTGGGCGCGCATGCGCTTCACCCCTTGATTGCTCTGATGCCGCCAATCATCAAGGGCTGCGATGTGGCCGGCAATGACCCGATCGTTGGCCCCCTTCTGGCCGCCATGTCAGCGGAAGCGACACAGCCCCAAATGGGAAGCGCGACCGTGCTATCGCGAATGGCGGACTTGCTCGCGGCGCGGCTTATCCGCTGCTGGGTCAATTGCAGCGGAGCTTCGACCACCGGCTGGCTCGCCGCCATCCGGGATCCTCATATCGGTCGTGTATTGGCGGCCATGCACCGGGACCCCGGCCATAACTGGACCCTCGAAAGCCTCGCTGGTGTGGCTGGCCAGTCGCGCTCGATCTTCGCCGAGCGCTTCAGCGCTATCTTGGGAGAAGGC contains:
- a CDS encoding DEAD/DEAH box helicase; its protein translation is MVRSGASRCGAPKGYALTNFESLGVSKPIVATLFQLGIETPTPIQEQSIPLLISGRDLIGLAQTGTGKTAAFGLPLIEKLLADERRPDNRTTRTLILAPTRELVNQIAENLKKFIRKSPLRINVVVGGVSINKQQLQLEKGTDILVATPGRLLDLVNRRAITLTTVRYLVLDEADQMLDLGFVHDLRKIAKLVPKKRQTMLFSATMPKAIADLAGEYLVDPVKVEVTPPGKAADKVEQYVHFVAGKNDKTELLRKSLTENPDGRAIVFLRTKHGAEKLMKHLDNIGYSVASIHGNKSQGQRERALKAFRDGSIKTLIATDVAARGIDIPAVSHVYNYDLPEVPDAYVHRIGRTARAGRDGIAIAFCAPDEARLLRDIERLMGIDITVASGEPPAQIGAGGPRRGNGNGNGNNRNRGGGERREGQGRGEGRGDQNRSEHRGSRQERRPRRDGEGNEVRAGGEERRERRPRPERTSRNEDFRGQRRGESTPNIGPDNDLVSTSDFRPAKPQRPAHNGPNGHHANGEPSGHHRGNGRHAHGRPARKHGEDRGPQQAQGGEQRRDGNGGNRRGGSGSRNGGGQRRERA
- a CDS encoding AraC family transcriptional regulator — its product is MLDHPSRPLSPSTIPMDALSEVLQDFRLSGVNYGRCELRHPWSIAFPQQQLLRFHFVSQGPCWIHTEVEGWQELNDGDLVLLPQGIAHRLASAPDVEGDSLKSCQITRVGSNVCDVVREGMGANSTLFCGSMALGAHALHPLIALMPPIIKGCDVAGNDPIVGPLLAAMSAEATQPQMGSATVLSRMADLLAARLIRCWVNCSGASTTGWLAAIRDPHIGRVLAAMHRDPGHNWTLESLAGVAGQSRSIFAERFSAILGEGAAHYLVRLRMQLARDLLGQSGMSIAEVASRLGYESEASFARAFKRVTNVSPGIVRRTSSGRMDMDFGF
- a CDS encoding DNA alkylation repair protein; protein product: MPEPLKNLLHEALVGDMADRIAANAPSFDRDRFVALATDGLAALELMERSALIRDALLATLPHDFPEAADILKASLPAVGRPGLSGWMLLPVNQFIAARGPYHFDLGLDLLKALTPHFTAEFGIRQFIHRDQQRALAIISGWVTDPDHHVRRLASEGTRPRLPWAMRLPRLVKDPAPILPILTALLGDPEDYVRRSVANSLNDIAKDHPDLVAAFIAGHIEGASAERRRLLKHASRTLLKKGHAQALANFGFGAAAALTCELRLLNGEVVFGEGLDFEIRLTNSGETAHALMIDYAIHHVKADGSLSPKVFKCKTVTLASGQSHAIGRRHAMRPITTRRYYPGEHRIAILINGAESASESFILRMPSPDRG